The following are from one region of the Rhizobacter sp. AJA081-3 genome:
- a CDS encoding 2Fe-2S iron-sulfur cluster-binding protein: MKIQINARNRAHHFEAAPGEKVLCAGLAQSVGLPYECGSGTCGTCRARLVSGTIEEGWPEAPGRKSLKSADEFLMCQCTATSDLSLEVTAFVEAFDPAVCVPAALKGHIHGMTLLTHDVVEIDIALEAPMDFDAGQFVLVQMPGIAGSRGWSMVNHARGATMLRFVVKKKPGGHLSEWLFTEPRVGVPVELFGPLGSATFYPDIAKNIVCIAGGSGIAGMMSILERAIAAQHFARFDGDVFFGVRTMKDAFYLDELSAQKARGGDRLNITVVLSDQPATAAEQAAYPLLAFDTGFVHEAAGRRMQGRFQGVRAYLAGPPPAVDASVRLLLMSRVSGDNIRYDKFS, encoded by the coding sequence ATGAAGATCCAGATCAACGCCCGCAACCGCGCGCATCACTTCGAGGCCGCGCCCGGCGAAAAGGTGCTGTGCGCCGGCCTGGCGCAGTCCGTCGGACTGCCCTACGAATGCGGCAGCGGCACCTGTGGCACCTGCCGTGCGCGGCTCGTCTCGGGCACGATCGAGGAAGGCTGGCCGGAGGCGCCAGGGCGCAAGTCGCTGAAGTCGGCCGACGAGTTCCTGATGTGCCAGTGCACCGCCACCAGCGACCTGTCGCTGGAGGTCACCGCCTTCGTCGAGGCCTTCGACCCGGCGGTGTGCGTGCCCGCCGCGCTGAAGGGGCACATCCACGGGATGACGCTGCTCACGCACGACGTGGTCGAGATCGACATCGCGCTCGAGGCACCGATGGACTTCGATGCCGGGCAGTTCGTGCTCGTGCAGATGCCGGGCATCGCCGGCTCGCGCGGCTGGTCGATGGTGAACCATGCGCGCGGTGCGACCATGCTGCGCTTCGTGGTCAAGAAGAAGCCCGGTGGCCACCTGTCGGAATGGCTCTTCACCGAGCCGCGCGTCGGCGTTCCCGTCGAACTGTTCGGCCCGCTGGGCAGCGCCACCTTCTACCCCGACATCGCGAAGAACATCGTGTGCATCGCCGGCGGCAGCGGCATCGCCGGGATGATGTCGATCCTCGAGCGGGCCATCGCGGCGCAGCACTTCGCGCGCTTCGACGGCGACGTCTTCTTCGGCGTGCGCACGATGAAGGACGCCTTCTACCTCGACGAGTTGTCGGCGCAGAAGGCGCGCGGCGGCGATCGGCTGAACATCACCGTGGTGCTGTCCGACCAGCCGGCCACGGCGGCCGAGCAGGCCGCGTACCCGCTGCTCGCCTTCGACACCGGCTTCGTGCACGAGGCAGCCGGCCGGCGCATGCAGGGCCGCTTCCAGGGCGTGCGCGCCTACCTGGCCGGTCCGCCACCGGCGGTGGATGCCAGCGTGAGGCTGCTGCTGATGTCGCGCGTCTCGGGCGACAACATCCGCTACGACAAGTTCAGCTGA
- a CDS encoding Rieske 2Fe-2S domain-containing protein: MKRIPICKASDIPANGMKSYDTALGVKVLIANAGDAYYGYQGMCPHQDVCLDEGFFDGATLTCHQHLWQWDITTGEAVGLAEAPLERFVIEHEGDELFVLQSSALKVSELFKGASDAAIAKLDALARRETHQSLATLYDVNDPADDLWVLESGRVEFIIGRGERTSPAGFMLRKGEVFGWAALLENHPKRIARAACAETSTLLRLKGEDVLRVLAEDPASGYLVMRQLSSLITKHLWSQGGK, encoded by the coding sequence ATGAAGCGCATCCCCATCTGCAAGGCGAGCGACATCCCGGCCAACGGGATGAAGAGCTACGACACCGCGCTCGGCGTGAAGGTGCTCATCGCCAACGCGGGTGACGCCTACTACGGCTACCAGGGCATGTGCCCGCACCAGGACGTCTGCCTCGACGAGGGCTTCTTCGACGGCGCCACGCTCACCTGCCACCAGCACCTGTGGCAGTGGGACATCACCACCGGCGAGGCCGTCGGCCTGGCCGAGGCGCCGCTGGAGCGCTTCGTCATCGAGCACGAGGGCGACGAGCTGTTCGTGCTGCAGTCCAGCGCGCTGAAGGTGTCGGAGCTGTTCAAGGGCGCCTCCGACGCGGCCATCGCGAAGCTCGATGCGCTGGCGCGCCGCGAAACGCACCAGAGCCTGGCCACGCTGTACGACGTGAACGACCCGGCCGACGACCTGTGGGTGCTGGAGTCGGGCCGCGTCGAATTCATCATCGGCCGCGGCGAGCGCACCAGCCCCGCCGGCTTCATGTTGCGCAAGGGCGAGGTGTTCGGCTGGGCGGCGCTGCTCGAGAACCACCCGAAGCGCATCGCCCGCGCGGCCTGCGCCGAGACCTCGACGCTGCTGCGCCTGAAGGGCGAGGACGTGTTGCGCGTGCTCGCCGAAGACCCGGCCTCGGGGTACCTGGTGATGCGGCAGCTCTCGTCGCTGATCACGAAGCACCTCTGGTCGCAGGGGGGCAAATAG
- a CDS encoding ABC transporter substrate-binding protein, producing the protein MTFGIYKGVRTALAAVAAAAGLGFIAPSAALAGDLEYGKPGEPVNLVIGYQPYYTESWSGVIMRGKKLYEKYLPKGSTVEFSVGLQGAVIVNAMLAGKQHIGYVGDMPGIVSTTKQDVADIRIIASVGLGTDACNVLLARPDAPKFASGKEGIKWLDGKRVAIPLGSCADRFAQEAFRKEGVKPEAVLNQNIEVITSGFRAGKLDAAVIWEPTASRLVQEGLAKRIASGATVNENDGAFLTMRADLIKQRPDIVKAWLNAELDAQLFLADPKNAMEVAAMATAQTTGFTEKMLWSSMYGQNPAESGGATTRLTLPFALTPDVMNLVTTAAKFLHSIKSINVDTLRADAVMPEFTQQILKERGLSAPVGKVMAQPDSAYKSK; encoded by the coding sequence ATGACGTTTGGCATCTACAAGGGCGTGCGCACCGCGCTGGCGGCCGTCGCCGCCGCAGCCGGGCTCGGATTCATCGCACCGTCGGCCGCGCTCGCGGGCGACCTCGAGTACGGCAAGCCGGGCGAGCCGGTGAACCTCGTCATCGGCTACCAGCCGTACTACACGGAGTCGTGGTCGGGCGTGATCATGCGCGGCAAGAAGCTCTACGAGAAGTACCTGCCCAAGGGCTCGACGGTGGAGTTCTCGGTGGGCCTGCAGGGCGCGGTGATCGTCAACGCCATGCTCGCCGGCAAGCAGCACATCGGCTACGTGGGCGACATGCCGGGCATCGTCTCGACCACCAAGCAGGACGTGGCCGACATCCGCATCATCGCCTCCGTGGGCCTGGGCACCGACGCGTGCAACGTGCTGCTCGCCCGCCCCGACGCGCCGAAGTTCGCCAGCGGCAAGGAAGGCATCAAGTGGCTCGACGGCAAGCGCGTCGCGATCCCGCTGGGCAGCTGCGCCGACCGTTTCGCGCAGGAAGCATTCAGGAAGGAAGGCGTCAAGCCCGAGGCGGTGCTGAACCAGAACATCGAGGTCATCACCAGCGGCTTCCGCGCCGGCAAGCTCGACGCCGCGGTGATCTGGGAGCCCACGGCCTCGCGCCTGGTGCAGGAAGGGCTGGCCAAGCGCATCGCCTCCGGCGCCACCGTCAACGAGAACGACGGCGCCTTCCTGACGATGCGGGCCGACCTGATCAAGCAGCGCCCCGACATCGTCAAGGCCTGGCTGAACGCCGAGCTCGACGCGCAGCTGTTCCTGGCCGACCCGAAGAACGCGATGGAGGTGGCGGCGATGGCCACCGCGCAGACCACCGGCTTCACCGAGAAGATGCTGTGGTCGTCGATGTACGGCCAGAACCCGGCCGAATCCGGCGGCGCGACGACGCGGCTCACGCTGCCCTTCGCGCTGACCCCGGACGTGATGAACCTGGTCACCACGGCGGCGAAGTTCCTGCACTCGATCAAGAGCATCAACGTCGACACGCTGCGCGCCGATGCGGTGATGCCCGAGTTCACCCAGCAGATCCTCAAGGAGCGAGGCCTGTCCGCGCCGGTCGGCAAGGTCATGGCCCAGCCCGACAGCGCCTACAAGTCGAAGTAG
- a CDS encoding ABC transporter permease subunit, whose product MDQTNALLRRAMPFQTVSDELLADIGKLAKLKSYARGDVIYNAGDVADNIQIVSSGAVEHVLKVGAQGSDIERVMRSGDVFGWAAVLDGTRGRLASTKSLERTEILQIDGEELMALIARSPQTGDVIMSRFATMITKEFAAPDAVAARIPHFGQAAGTAAMPAQGDGVGSGWALTAFRLSQWLKSPKPYLMLGGFAILLSFWYLTVEVWKLPRFKDTPGLTTVVKELFSTNPVYGLSVYTPEYYQHIWASVRRVAIAFFLATVLGVPLGLFLGWSKKFREYVFPVFETLRPIPILAWVPLAILMFSGAETPVIFLTFLASFFATALNTMLGVESIDESYSRAAYCLGASKWQVFREVIVPGAMPFIFTGLQISVGVAWFSLVAGEMVSGEFGLGYVINTSYTMVRYPTIVIGMATLGAVGYGTSALVRMVGDYMMQWRVRELALGGR is encoded by the coding sequence ATGGACCAGACCAACGCCCTGCTCAGACGGGCGATGCCCTTCCAGACGGTGTCGGACGAGCTGCTCGCCGACATCGGCAAGCTGGCCAAGCTGAAGTCGTACGCCCGCGGCGACGTGATCTACAACGCCGGCGACGTGGCCGACAACATCCAGATCGTCTCCTCGGGCGCGGTCGAGCACGTGCTCAAGGTCGGCGCCCAGGGCAGCGACATCGAGCGCGTGATGCGCAGCGGCGACGTGTTCGGCTGGGCCGCCGTGCTCGACGGCACCCGCGGCCGACTGGCCAGCACGAAGAGCCTGGAGCGCACCGAGATCCTGCAGATCGACGGCGAGGAGCTGATGGCGCTGATCGCCCGCTCGCCGCAGACGGGCGACGTGATCATGAGCCGCTTCGCGACCATGATCACCAAGGAGTTCGCCGCGCCCGATGCAGTGGCGGCGCGCATCCCTCACTTCGGGCAGGCCGCCGGCACCGCTGCAATGCCCGCGCAAGGCGACGGCGTGGGCAGCGGCTGGGCGCTCACCGCGTTCCGCCTGTCGCAGTGGCTCAAGAGCCCCAAGCCCTACCTGATGCTGGGCGGCTTCGCGATCCTGCTGTCGTTCTGGTACCTGACGGTGGAGGTGTGGAAGCTGCCGCGCTTCAAGGACACGCCGGGGCTGACCACCGTGGTCAAGGAGCTGTTCAGCACCAACCCGGTGTACGGCCTGTCGGTCTACACGCCCGAGTACTACCAGCACATCTGGGCCAGCGTCCGGCGCGTGGCGATCGCCTTCTTCCTGGCCACCGTGCTGGGCGTGCCGCTGGGCCTGTTCCTCGGCTGGTCGAAGAAGTTCCGCGAATACGTGTTCCCGGTGTTCGAGACATTGCGGCCGATCCCCATCCTGGCCTGGGTGCCGCTGGCGATCCTGATGTTCTCGGGCGCCGAGACGCCGGTGATCTTCCTGACCTTTCTGGCCTCGTTCTTCGCCACCGCGCTGAACACGATGCTCGGCGTCGAGTCGATCGACGAGTCGTACAGCCGCGCCGCCTACTGCCTGGGCGCGAGCAAGTGGCAGGTGTTCCGCGAGGTCATCGTGCCCGGCGCGATGCCCTTCATCTTCACCGGGCTGCAGATCTCGGTGGGTGTCGCGTGGTTCTCGCTGGTGGCCGGCGAGATGGTGTCGGGCGAGTTCGGCCTGGGCTACGTGATCAACACCTCGTACACGATGGTGCGCTACCCGACCATCGTGATCGGCATGGCCACGCTCGGCGCGGTCGGCTACGGCACCAGCGCGCTGGTGCGGATGGTGGGGGACTACATGATGCAGTGGCGTGTGCGCGAACTCGCGCTGGGCGGCCGGTGA
- a CDS encoding ABC transporter ATP-binding protein encodes MNNMIETGRMSQQAATQGAIRIEDVVKIYDPDGAAVMAVDHCSLDIPAGEICMIVGPSGCGKTTLLNAIAGFHSITSGRIFMDGKLLCGPDKPMAEPGSDRIVVFQNGALFPWKTNLENVAFGPLMQGKLSKKEIYDKARSMMADAGLSGTENNFPGEVSSGLRRRVEIVRALMNDPKVLLFDEPYRALDSLTKSVMHEALLEIYYKNKVTIFFITHDLEEAIFLGHRLVIMTSRPCKPKKILTVDIPHPRDYGVLTSPRFRELMEETSAVVHEEAKKSFAAGEREG; translated from the coding sequence ATGAACAACATGATCGAGACAGGCCGTATGTCGCAGCAGGCCGCGACGCAAGGGGCGATCCGCATCGAGGACGTGGTCAAGATCTACGACCCCGACGGCGCGGCGGTGATGGCGGTGGACCACTGCTCGCTGGACATCCCGGCCGGCGAGATCTGCATGATCGTCGGGCCTTCGGGCTGCGGCAAGACGACGCTGCTCAACGCCATCGCCGGCTTCCACAGCATCACCTCGGGCCGCATCTTCATGGACGGCAAGCTGCTGTGCGGGCCCGACAAGCCGATGGCCGAGCCCGGCTCCGACCGCATCGTGGTGTTCCAGAACGGCGCGCTGTTCCCGTGGAAGACCAACCTCGAGAACGTCGCCTTCGGCCCGCTGATGCAGGGCAAGCTGAGCAAGAAGGAGATCTACGACAAGGCCCGCAGCATGATGGCCGACGCGGGCCTCAGCGGCACCGAGAACAACTTCCCCGGCGAGGTCTCGTCGGGTTTGCGCCGGCGCGTGGAGATCGTGCGCGCGCTGATGAACGACCCGAAGGTGCTGCTGTTCGACGAGCCCTACCGCGCGCTGGACTCGCTGACCAAGTCGGTGATGCACGAGGCGCTGCTGGAGATCTACTACAAGAACAAGGTCACCATCTTCTTCATCACGCACGACCTGGAGGAGGCGATCTTCCTCGGCCACCGCCTGGTCATCATGACCTCGCGGCCGTGCAAGCCGAAGAAGATCCTGACGGTGGACATCCCGCACCCGCGCGACTACGGCGTGCTCACCAGCCCGCGTTTCCGCGAGCTGATGGAAGAGACCAGTGCCGTCGTGCACGAGGAGGCGAAGAAGTCCTTCGCCGCCGGCGAGAGGGAGGGCTGA